The genomic DNA AAAAGAAGTTTTGCTATTGTTTATTGACTCTTTTAATGAGGCCGATGCCGAAGCATTATCATTACTCTATGCAGAAGACGCCATCAACTACCAAGTAGCAAATGAACCGGTACGCGGTCGTGAAAATATTAAAAAATTCTTTAAGGATGAATTTGAACAAGCCAAGATGGTTTGTATCGTGGAAAATATTTTTGAGGATGGGCAGTGGGCAATTATGGAATGGCGTGATCCCCTGGGGCTTCGAGGTTGCGGATTTTTTCAGGTTGTGAATGATAAAATTGTTTTCCAACGTGGCTATTGGGATAAGCTTTCTTTTCTTAGGCAGCATGGATTGCCGATTGAATAACACGTTATGAGAATAACGCAAGCAAAT from Oscillospiraceae bacterium MB24-C1 includes the following:
- a CDS encoding nuclear transport factor 2 family protein: MRPKEVLLLFIDSFNEADAEALSLLYAEDAINYQVANEPVRGRENIKKFFKDEFEQAKMVCIVENIFEDGQWAIMEWRDPLGLRGCGFFQVVNDKIVFQRGYWDKLSFLRQHGLPIE